One Myxococcales bacterium genomic window, GCCGTCAAGAACGCGGTCATCGAGGCGAAGCATACCTGGGCGGGCCCATCCCGCGGCCGGAGAACCGAGCGCGTCGGGGATCGCGCTTCACCCCAAGGGCGGCGCGCGTCAGGGATAGATCCGCGGCCACTTGTTCTCGTTCGTCTCCTTGCCGTTGCATTCTCGCTGCTCCCGAAGCTCGCGGAGAACGGCGCGCGTGCCAACGATTGCGTAACGCGCCATCGAGCCGCAGTCGCCGGGGCCCCGGTAGCGTGTCCAGGTGCGAAGCTCGCGCTTCTTGGCGTCATAGTCGGCGAAGTTCGAGACCGTGAACGTGGTGGTGAGCGTGCCTCGCCGCTCGCCGGGGACCTTGAAGCGAAGACGCGTCGCCTTTGGTGCGCCGCCGTCGACACCGTCTTCGAGGACGAAGAGCTCGGCCTCTCCCTGGTACGCGCCGAGCGTGCAGAGGACCGTGCCGAGCCAACGACCCGGCCCGAGCTTGGTGAACGTCAGGCTTCCCGTGCCCTCGATGGCACTGTGGTCGTGGGACACCTCACACTCTTCGGACCAACCGACCACGCCGTACCAGGCCTTGCGGTCGGCACACGTGAGCTCGTCGCGCTTGGTCAGGTCGGCCGGCCCCGCGCAAGGGTCGACCGGTGCCGCGGCGTCTCGGGCGACTGCGCCGGCGTCGGCGGCGCCCTTCGACGGCGCGGAGCTCGGCGACGCCACCGCCATCCCCGCGGCCGCCGTCGCAGCGGTCACCGCCAGAGCGATGGGGAGGCGCTTCATGGCGGATCGGAACGCCGCGCGAGACGCGGGCATTCCGGACTTCGCCTCGTACGCTAACATCCGGCCGTGAGCGCCGACGAGGCGCCGCGGCGCAAGAAGGAAGGCGACCCCCCATGAGTGAGATCAAAGCTGAGCTTGAGAAGAGCGTGGAACGTGCCCAGGCACTCATCGACGACGTCAAGGTGAGGATTCACCTCGCGAGCATGGACGCAAAGGACGAGTGGAACAAGCTCGAGCCGCGCGTCCTCACCGAGCTGGGCGCCGTCAAACGTGACGTCGCGAACGCATCCAAGTCCGCCATCGACGAGCTCGTCGGCGCACTGGAGAAGCTGCGCGCGAAGCTCTGAACGACAGCGCCCCGAGGTCACGAACGACGGCTAGCCGCTGGCGCAACCTAAGCGCGCGCGTCATCCCGGCTGGCGCAACTTTCGCGCCTCGGCGGGGGGCGGTGCGCGGGGAACGAGGGGCGTCTTCACCGGCTTCGCGACGCCGGCGTGACTCGACTCGAACGGTGTCTCCGGGCGCGAAGATTGCTTGCCGCGCGGTATGCAAGCCGTCATCACCATGACTCGCAACGTGCTCGTCGTACCGCCCGAACTTTCCCTCGGCGCGGCCCATCGCATCATGCGCCGCGAGCGGATTCGCCACTTGCCGGTGGTGCAGGGAGGCGTCCTTCTCGGCATGCTCTCGGACCGGGACGTCCTCCTTCGCGCCAAGCTCGGGGAGGATGGAACGGTGGACGTCCCGCAGGTTCCCGTTGCCGTGGCGATGACCCCTGATCCGATCACTTGTCACGCGACGACATCGGTCGCGGAGCTGGTGGCGATCATGACCGAACGAAAGATCG contains:
- a CDS encoding DUF1176 domain-containing protein produces the protein MKRLPIALAVTAATAAAGMAVASPSSAPSKGAADAGAVARDAAAPVDPCAGPADLTKRDELTCADRKAWYGVVGWSEECEVSHDHSAIEGTGSLTFTKLGPGRWLGTVLCTLGAYQGEAELFVLEDGVDGGAPKATRLRFKVPGERRGTLTTTFTVSNFADYDAKKRELRTWTRYRGPGDCGSMARYAIVGTRAVLRELREQRECNGKETNENKWPRIYP
- a CDS encoding CBS domain-containing protein; this translates as MQAVITMTRNVLVVPPELSLGAAHRIMRRERIRHLPVVQGGVLLGMLSDRDVLLRAKLGEDGTVDVPQVPVAVAMTPDPITCHATTSVAELVAIMTERKIDAVVVVGPSERLIGLVTSTDLLLLLGGRDEARPLPFAFEIQERGAEA